The following coding sequences lie in one Mesorhizobium sp. DCY119 genomic window:
- a CDS encoding nitroreductase yields MLARGAAANAKDETAIVDEAIVSRRSVRAFLPTPVDDKVIREILDVAARAPSGTNMQPWKVYVTKGESKQRITDAILNSGIRAEKANWDEYKYYPDQFFEPYLARRRANGFGLYSVLGIGRREVERMRAQHDRNFVFFDAPVGMIFTIDRRLNQGSWIDYGMFLQNIMIAARGRGLHTCPQAAFAPYHNQIRPVLDIPDEEIVVCGMALGHEDTTKPESTFRTDRAPQEEWVTFKE; encoded by the coding sequence ATGCTGGCACGTGGGGCCGCAGCCAACGCCAAGGACGAAACTGCGATCGTCGACGAGGCCATCGTGTCGCGTCGTTCGGTACGCGCTTTCCTGCCGACGCCGGTCGATGACAAGGTGATCCGGGAAATCCTGGATGTCGCCGCGCGCGCGCCGTCGGGCACGAACATGCAGCCATGGAAGGTCTACGTCACCAAGGGCGAGAGCAAGCAGCGTATCACCGACGCCATCCTCAATTCCGGCATCCGGGCGGAAAAGGCGAACTGGGACGAGTACAAATACTATCCCGACCAGTTCTTCGAGCCCTATCTGGCGCGCCGCCGCGCCAACGGCTTCGGCCTCTACAGCGTGCTTGGCATCGGCCGGCGCGAGGTCGAGCGCATGCGGGCGCAGCACGACCGCAACTTCGTCTTCTTCGACGCGCCGGTCGGCATGATCTTCACCATCGACCGCCGGCTCAACCAGGGCTCGTGGATCGACTACGGCATGTTCCTGCAGAACATCATGATCGCAGCGCGGGGCAGGGGCCTGCACACCTGCCCGCAGGCGGCATTCGCGCCCTATCACAACCAGATCAGGCCGGTTCTTGATATCCCGGATGAGGAAATCGTCGTCTGCGGCATGGCGCTCGGCCATGAAGACACCACCAAGCCGGAAAGCACCTTCCGCACCGACCGCGCGCCACAGGAAGAGTGGGTGACATTCAAGGAATAA
- a CDS encoding XRE family transcriptional regulator — protein MSLQKSRHIAADGPLADGANALLARDLRALRKARGLTLSEIALKLGRSVGWLSQVERGLSTPSIGDLRAFADLFGVPVSLFFGHDVPEEAERGVIVRAGRRRSLGTSDSGLVEELLSPDLGGSFEMLRSEFAPGAELKTAAHRPTEEAGYLVSGRFDIEIDGNWHSLAEGDSFRFDGKPFRWKNPGNEPAVVIWVISPPVY, from the coding sequence ATGTCGCTTCAAAAGTCCCGGCACATCGCGGCGGATGGCCCCCTTGCAGACGGCGCAAACGCGCTGCTGGCGCGGGATCTGCGCGCGCTGCGAAAGGCGCGAGGCCTTACATTGTCCGAGATTGCGCTGAAACTTGGGCGTTCGGTCGGCTGGCTGAGCCAGGTCGAGCGCGGCCTGTCGACGCCTTCGATCGGTGACCTGCGCGCCTTCGCCGATCTGTTCGGCGTGCCGGTCAGCCTGTTCTTCGGTCATGACGTACCGGAAGAGGCCGAGCGCGGCGTGATCGTGCGCGCCGGTCGCCGCCGCTCCCTTGGCACAAGCGATTCCGGCCTGGTGGAAGAGCTTCTTTCGCCGGACCTTGGCGGAAGCTTCGAAATGCTGCGCTCCGAATTCGCGCCCGGCGCAGAATTGAAGACGGCGGCGCATCGCCCGACCGAAGAAGCCGGCTATCTCGTCTCAGGCCGCTTCGACATCGAGATCGACGGCAACTGGCACAGCCTCGCAGAAGGCGACAGTTTCAGGTTCGATGGCAAGCCGTTCCGATGGAAGAATCCGGGGAACGAACCGGCTGTGGTCATATGGGTGATCTCGCCGCCGGTCTATTGA
- a CDS encoding FAD-dependent oxidoreductase yields MADFPTTARVVIIGGGAVGVSALYHLAKAGWTDCVLLEKNELTSGSTWHAAGNVPTFSSSWSLMNMQRYSTELYRGLAAEVDYPMNYHVTGSLRLAHSKERMQEFQRAKGMGRYQGLNIEVVGNDEIKRRYPFIETHELQGALYDPSDGDIDPAQLTQALAKGARDMGAKIIRFCPVSGVRRENGEWVIETAQGEIRCEYVVNAAGYRAQEVGKMFGRDVPMMVMSHQYILFEEIPELAAWSKEAGHKLPLLRDVDSSYYLRQEKNGMNLGPYERNCRAHWATADDPMPDDFSFQLYPDDLERLEWYLNDAIARVPILGTAGLSKVINGPIPYAPDGNPLIGPMPGVPNAFEACVFTFGIAQAGGAGKVLAEWVTQGQTEWDMWSCDPRRFTSFAADKDYAVAKGMEIYGHEYAIHFPHHAWPAGRGQKLSPIHDRIAALGAQFNAYNGWERATWFAKEGDDTSEESTQTFARTGPWEKRIREECLAVRDTAGILDLPGFSRFRVEGAGARDWLSSLITGVVPKPGRIGLAYFADDKGRIVTEMSIMALGEDFFFLITAAVAEWHDFEWLQKHLPQATQISLKNMTDAFSCQILSGPNSRAILAGVTDADLSLPWLSHQSVQIAGRWCQLVRVSFAGELGWEIHSKIEDTATIFDAVWTAGQKHGLKPFGMFALDSLRLEKGYRAWKGDLSTDYTVLQGGLERFVKWDKPDFKGKAALLSERQQGVKKRFVTLVVEAGAHDAPYMSTVLYEGRIVGETTSGGWGYRVGKSIALGTIRADLAVPGTKVQVEIFGENFPAVVQEDQPLWDPKNERLRA; encoded by the coding sequence ATGGCTGATTTTCCGACAACGGCGCGCGTGGTCATCATCGGCGGCGGGGCTGTCGGCGTCTCAGCGCTCTATCATCTGGCCAAGGCCGGCTGGACCGACTGCGTGCTCTTGGAAAAGAACGAGCTGACCTCCGGCTCGACGTGGCATGCGGCAGGCAACGTGCCGACCTTCTCGTCATCCTGGTCGCTGATGAACATGCAGCGCTATTCGACCGAGCTTTACCGGGGGCTGGCGGCAGAAGTCGACTACCCCATGAACTATCACGTCACCGGTTCGCTGCGGCTTGCCCACTCGAAGGAGCGCATGCAGGAGTTCCAGCGCGCCAAAGGCATGGGGCGTTATCAGGGCCTGAACATCGAGGTTGTCGGCAACGACGAGATCAAGCGCCGCTATCCCTTCATCGAAACGCATGAGTTGCAGGGCGCGCTCTACGACCCGAGCGACGGCGACATCGACCCGGCGCAGCTGACCCAGGCTCTTGCCAAGGGCGCGCGCGACATGGGCGCCAAGATCATCCGCTTCTGCCCGGTCAGCGGCGTGCGCCGCGAGAATGGCGAATGGGTGATCGAGACCGCGCAAGGCGAAATCCGCTGCGAATATGTCGTCAACGCCGCCGGCTACCGGGCGCAGGAGGTCGGAAAGATGTTCGGCCGCGACGTGCCGATGATGGTGATGAGCCATCAATACATCCTGTTCGAGGAAATTCCTGAACTCGCCGCCTGGTCGAAGGAGGCTGGGCACAAGCTGCCCCTGCTGCGCGACGTCGACAGCTCCTATTACCTGCGGCAGGAAAAGAACGGCATGAATCTCGGCCCCTATGAGCGCAACTGCCGCGCCCATTGGGCAACCGCCGACGATCCGATGCCCGATGATTTTTCGTTCCAGCTCTATCCGGACGATCTGGAGCGGCTGGAATGGTATCTCAACGACGCCATCGCCCGCGTGCCGATCCTCGGCACCGCAGGGCTTTCCAAGGTCATCAACGGCCCTATCCCCTACGCGCCCGACGGCAACCCGCTGATCGGCCCGATGCCCGGCGTGCCCAATGCCTTCGAGGCCTGCGTCTTCACCTTCGGCATCGCCCAGGCCGGCGGGGCCGGCAAGGTGCTGGCCGAATGGGTGACGCAAGGCCAGACCGAATGGGACATGTGGTCCTGCGACCCGCGCCGCTTCACCTCATTCGCCGCCGATAAGGACTATGCCGTGGCCAAGGGCATGGAAATCTACGGCCACGAATATGCGATCCACTTTCCGCACCACGCCTGGCCGGCTGGCCGTGGACAAAAACTGTCGCCCATCCACGACCGCATCGCCGCCCTCGGCGCACAGTTCAACGCCTATAATGGCTGGGAGCGCGCGACGTGGTTCGCGAAGGAAGGCGACGACACCTCGGAGGAATCCACCCAGACTTTTGCGCGCACTGGGCCGTGGGAGAAACGCATTCGCGAGGAATGCCTGGCCGTGCGCGACACGGCCGGCATTCTCGACCTGCCCGGCTTCTCGCGCTTCCGCGTGGAAGGCGCCGGCGCGCGCGACTGGCTGTCTTCACTGATCACCGGCGTGGTGCCGAAGCCCGGGCGTATCGGGCTTGCCTATTTCGCCGACGACAAGGGCCGTATCGTCACCGAAATGTCGATCATGGCGCTTGGCGAGGACTTTTTCTTCCTGATCACGGCGGCCGTTGCCGAGTGGCACGATTTCGAGTGGCTTCAGAAGCATCTGCCGCAAGCGACTCAAATCTCACTCAAAAACATGACCGACGCCTTTTCGTGCCAGATTCTTTCGGGGCCGAATTCCCGTGCGATACTGGCCGGCGTAACGGACGCCGACCTGTCGCTGCCATGGCTGTCGCATCAATCCGTGCAGATCGCCGGCCGCTGGTGCCAGCTCGTGCGCGTTTCCTTTGCCGGCGAACTCGGCTGGGAAATCCACAGCAAGATCGAAGATACGGCGACGATCTTCGACGCCGTCTGGACCGCCGGGCAGAAACACGGCCTGAAACCTTTCGGCATGTTCGCGCTGGATTCGCTGCGGCTGGAAAAGGGTTATCGCGCCTGGAAGGGCGATCTTTCCACCGACTACACGGTGCTTCAGGGTGGGCTCGAGCGCTTCGTCAAATGGGACAAGCCGGATTTCAAGGGGAAGGCCGCACTTCTGAGCGAGCGGCAGCAGGGCGTGAAGAAGCGCTTCGTCACGCTGGTGGTCGAGGCTGGCGCTCACGACGCGCCCTACATGTCGACCGTTCTCTATGAAGGCAGGATCGTCGGCGAAACCACGTCGGGCGGCTGGGGCTACCGCGTCGGCAAGTCGATCGCGCTCGGCACCATCCGCGCCGATCTGGCGGTGCCCGGCACGAAAGTTCAGGTGGAAATCTTCGGCGAGAATTTCCCCGCAGTGGTGCAGGAAGACCAGCCCCTGTGGGACCCGAAGAACGAAAGATTGAGAGCATAA